The DNA region AGTTATTCCATTATTTAGCGCAGAAGCAATCGAAAAAATCCCAATGATTTCCGAGATGATTGCTCAGCTTGGCCTTACACCCCATGAGCTAATCGGTACCAAAACATCCTCTTATTTAGAGAAACTAGACCAGAAAACCTATAACGTTTTTCATATTGGGCAAGCTCGGGGCAGTGAGTTTATTCCTCGCCAAACTGATTTTGTAATTCCATACGATATCCAGTCGGTGATTGCCTTTGGCGGTATGTTACCTAACGGTGAACTGTTTACTGTAATTTTATTTTCTAAGGTTTATATCTCTGAGGCGATCGCCCGACTTTTTGACCCCTTAGCCCTCAGCGTTAAACTTTCGATTTTACCTTTTGGTTATAACGCTGTTTTCTCGTCCCAGAGCAGCTCAGTTGAGCTCCCCATTGAATATTCTAAGCAAGCTCTAAAGTCCGAAGTAAATACCCTTCGACAACTTCTTTGTGTTTCTGAAAATACAGCCCTGCGCCAAAGCCATTATCTAGAGAAAAGTATTCAAGATCTGATCATTGCTAAGCAAGCGGCGGAAGCTGCAAGTATTGCAAAAAGTGCGTTTCTATCTACAATGAGTCACGAAATCCGGACACCAATGAATGCCGTGATTGGTTTAACGGATTTGCTACTGGACACATCCCTGAGTTCACAACAAGAAGAGTTTGTTGAAATCATCCGTAACAGCGGTAATACGTTGATGGATATTATTAATGACATTCTTGATTTTTCTAAAATTGATGCTGGAAAAATAGAAATAGAAAGCACTGTATTCAATCTTCGAGAATGTTTTGAAAGAACCATTGATCTCTTTGTTCATACTGCTCAAGAAAAAAAGATTGAACTGATTTTTGATTGGCGCGCAGACACTGCTGAATCTATTCGAGGAGATGTCACTAGGATTCGTCAAATTTTGATCAATCTCCTGAGTAATGCATTTAAATTTACGACAACAGGTGAAATTGTGTTGTCTGTTTCTCTGCTAAATACAAAGGACACAGCGGAAACACAATTATTATTTTCAGTTCAAGACACAGGTGTTGGGATTCCCCCAGAGCGAAAAGATCGTCTTTTTAAAGCATTCAGTCAAGTTGATAGTTCTACAACTCGTAAATATGGTGGCACTGGCTTAGGTTTAGCAATTTCTCAACGTTTAGCAGGATTAATGGGAGGTTCTATTTGGGTCGAGAGTGAAATCGGTTATGGGTCTACTTTTTTCTGTCAAATCACAGCCCCTTTAGTGTCACAAAAGGCCTCTCCGCCATCTATTTCCTTGCAAGGAAAACAAGTTTTAATTGTGGATGATAGCCAAACTCTAGGCGAAGTATTAACAGAGCAATTAGTCGGATGGGGTGCAGAGGCGATCGCTACCCAGGATCCACAGCAAGCCATTCATTTTCTACAAGATCAGCGGCATTTTGATTTAGTGATTATCGATAGGCAAATGCCAGATTTAGATGGTATTTGTCTAGCGATTGAGCTGCGCCAATTTCCTATCGCTCAAAATATTCCTTTTATCTTGCTAAGTAGCCAAAAGCTTTCTGAGTCTAAAATGCTTAAGCAAGCCAGTTTTGACGCTGTTTTAAATAAGCCTATAAAGCCAAATATTTTCATTGATCACTTACATCGAATTTTCGATAATTCAATAGATGATACTGCCAAAATTCCAGTAAATACAGAAAATAAAAATCCTATAGATTCTGAACTCTCAACCTTAAAAATTCTCATTGCAGAAGACAATATTGTTAATCAGAAGGTTGCAGTTCTAACTTTGCAGAAGCTGGGATATAAGGCTGACATTGCTAATAATGGCAAAGAAGTCATTGAAGTTATTAACGAGCAAAATTATGATCTGATTCTGATGGATGTCCAAATGCCTGAACTTGATGGTCTTCAAACAACAGAATGGATTCGTCAAAAATATAAAGGTATTCAGCCTAAAATTATTGCAATTACGGCAAATGCCGAAGCCCGTAGTATTCAAGAATGTCTTAATGTTGGCATGGATAGTTTCTTGACTAAACCGATCCGTTGTGAAGATATCAAAGATGCACTGAATAAAATAAAAGAACAGTTATAAGTGGCTTTTTGAGACCAAAACATATTGATACTCAGTTGACAATTTTTAGGCGAAAAGAAGCTAGTATTTTGATCCGCTAAATTGCTAAATCATAACGAATACAAGCACTCTGCAAAATTTGGATTTATAATGTGGACTGAATACAACAATAAAGATAAAAATGATCCACAAGTGGCTATGCTATCGCCATTAAGTTTTGGATCAGGAATAGGGTAGGTTAGGTTGCAATTAGATTTAAAAGAAATTTTTCCGTTTCAGTTAGATGATTTTCAGCAGCAGGCGATCGCCGCCCTCGACGCCGATAAATCCGTTGTAGTCTGTGCGCCAACTGGATCCGGGAAAACCGTAATCGGAGAATATTCTATCCACCGGGCGATCGCCCAAGGTAAGCGCGTTTTTTATACCACGCCACTCAAAGCCTTATCAAATCAGAAACTCCGGGACTTTAGTGAGACCTTTGGCAAAGACCAAGTGGGTCTAATTACAGGCGATACCATCATTAATGCCCAAGCCACCATTGTGGTGATGACCACCGAAATTTTTCGGAATATGCTCTATGAAACTCCCATTGGGGAAGTGGGCACCTCATTGGTTAATGTCTCGACAGTGATTCTCGACGAATGTCACTACATCAGTAATCGTGGTCGCGGCACAGTCTGGGAAGAATCCATTATTTACTGTCCATCGGAAGTTCAAATTGTTGCCCTCTCTGCAACCATCGGTAACCCCGAAATCTTCACTGCATGGATCAATCGCACGCGCCTCGCGGCCCATGAGGATCATCCTGAAAGTGAAGCGCATCGTTGTCAGCTTGTGGACTCTGACCATCGCCCTGTACCCCTGAAATTTTTCTTTAGCAGCAAAAAAGGACTATTTCCGCTGTTCGACAGTAAGGGCAACAAAATGAATCCAAAGTTGCGATCGCGCAACAATGCCCCTCAAGGTAAAAGACGGAAACGTCGTCGGGAAGATTGTCCAAGCTTATTTGCGATTGTTCGGCAACTTCGCCAACAGGATTTATTACCCGCGATTTACATCATTTTTAGTCGGCGCGGGTGCGATCGCTCTGTAACCCAGCTCGATGATGTCAACCTTGTAACCCCAGAGGAAGCGAAACTCCTTGCCGCAACTCTGTTGCATTTTTTCCTTGATCGCCAAGAAAAATTACAGGAAAAAATTCTGGCGCAATGTGCAGAATTACCAGAACTCAAAGCCCTATTGCTGGACTTTATCGCTAAAAATCCTTTCTCTACAGAAAAACTCGTTGATTATCTCGACGCTAACCTAGAGCTGCGCCAACAACTTTGGGAATTTTTTGCCAAAGAATCAAAGTTTGCGCGACCCGGACAGATTGAACCACTTCTTCGAGGGTTGGCTGCTCACCATGCTGGGATTTTGCCAGCGTGGAAAGAATTGGTCGAAAAACTCTTTGAAATGGGTTTAGTGAAGCTCGTTTTTGCGACGGCGACTTTAGCGGCGGGAATTAATATGCCTGCCCGGACAACTGTAATTTCGGCTCTTTCAAAGCGTAGCGATGAAGGCCACCGGATGTTGACACCTTCAGAATTTTTGCAGATGGCGGGGCGTGCCGGACGACGGGGTATGGATAAAGTCGGTCATGTTGTCACCATAGAAACGCCTTTTGAAGGGTCGAAGGAAGCGGCTCGCCTTGCCCTCGCTGAAGCTGAACCCTTGCGGAGTTGGTTTACACCGTCCTATGGGATGGTGCTCAATCTTTTGCAAAAACATACTCTCGAAGAATCGAAAGAGCTTCTCTCCAGGAGTTTTGCGGAATATCAAGTCCAAGAAAAGCTTAGCCCCGAACAGGAGGCGATCGCCGAATTAACAACAGAGATTGCCCGCATAGATATTGGGCTAGCGAGTATTTCTGATAAAGACTTTGACCGTTATAGCAAACTCAAAGAACGCCTGAAGGAAGAAGAACGGTTACTGCGGATTTTGCGCGACCAAGCCGAAGACGAAACGAAAAAAATCTTAGCTCCTATTCTCGAAACTCTTCCCCTCGGCTCCATCCTGCATTTGAAAGGTAAAAACCTTCGCGTTAAAGAGCCGGTCACAGCGGTTCTTGTGGAAGTTTTTGAGGAAAAAGATCGACCAACTTTACTCTGTCTCGGTGCGGATAAGCGTTGGTATCAAGTTATTTATACCGATGTTGCAGCCCTTAATGAAGGACTCTATCCGACAGAAAAGTTAGAACAAATTCCGTTGCCTGTCGATGAGACGCTTAAGCTAGGGAAGAATGGCAAGATTGATAAAGAGGCTTATCCTCTTGTTAAACTGATCGCAGAATATACCGCTGAACTGATTGAAGCACCCGAAGTTGCAGCTCAACGTCAACGGATGGAAGCGATTCAGGCTAAGTTTGCAGCCTCACCCCTCAGCAAACTCGATAAGCCTGGCAAATTATTAAAACGCCATCAACGCCGAAAAGAATTACTAAAGGAATTAAATCGTCGCCAAACCCTTTATCGTCAGCACTCCAGCAAGCGATCTTACTATTGGCAGGATTTTCTGAATTTGATTCAGGTGCTTCAAGATTTTAATGCGTTGAACCAATATAAGCCGACAGTGCTTGGACGGGCAGCAGCAACAATTCGAGGCGAAAACGAATTGTGGTTGGCATTATGCTTGATGTCTGGGCAGTTAAATAAATTGTCTCCAGAACATTTGGCAGCGGCCATTTGCGCGATTATTAGTGAGCCGCCTCGCCCAGACAGTTGGACTGATTATTCCCAACCAAAACCTGTGTTGGAAGTACTCGGCATTCGGAAAAAGGATCAAGGCCATAATCCAGTCAGTCTTTGGGAATTGCGTCGCCAACTGTATCAAGTGCAAAAGCATAGCGGTGTGACTATGCCAGTTTGGCTCGAAAGTAAGTTTGTCGGTCTGATTGAGCAATGGGCATTAGGCACAGATTGGACAGAACTCTGTGAAAATACGAGCCTTGACGAGGGCGATATTGTCCGGATGTTGCGGCGTACGGTGGATGTGCTCTGGCAAATTCCGCAAATTCCCGAGATTGATCCTGATCTGATGAGAACAGCGAAAGAGGCTGTTGCAAAAATGAAGCGTTTCCCCGTTTAATTGTTCTCAATCTCGATCCTGCGGCGATCGACCCACGACCATTTTTTGTTGTAAATCTTATAGTGACTAGAGTGATATGGGAGCAAGCTGAGACGTTAGGATAATGGCAGATTTTCGGAAGAATTCGGCCTGAATAAGTTGACGGATGGAGTGCAGCAGTAGATGACGGATGTAATTGGGATTGATCTTGGTGGCACAGGTATCAAAGCAGGCCGCTTTCATATGGATGGGTCTTGTATCGAAGAGCGACAGGTTGCCACTCCCCAACCCAGTACTCCAAGAGCCGTGGCAGAGGCGATCGCCGAAATTGCAAATGAACTCAATGCAGATAAACAATGTCGGGCAATGGGCATCGGTATTCCAGGGCCAGTAGATGGCACAGCTCGTATTGCACGGGTGGCGATTAATCTCAGTGGTTGGCATGATGTGCCCTTAGCCGACTGGATTGAGGAAAAAACTAATTTATCTGTGACCCTCAATAACGACGCAAATTGTGCCGGGTTAGGCGAAGCTTGGCTTGGAGCAGGTCGTAATCACCAAAATCTTATATTGATTACTCTCGGCACTGGTGTTGGTGGCGCGATTATTATCAATGGCAAACTCTTCACCGGACATTATGGTGCGGCGGGTGAACTGGGTTTAATCACGCTCAATCCTGATGGCCCTCCCTGCAATAGTGGTAACAATGGTTCATTTGAGCAATATTGTTCGATTAATGGTGTGAAACGTCTATCGGGTCATGACCCCGCTGAACTTGGACGCCTTGCAGCAAAAGGAGATCAGGAGGCGATCGCCCATTGGGAGCAATATGGTGCGTTATTGGGTGCTGGCCTAACCAGTTTGATTTATATTTTTACGCCAGAAATGGTGATTTTGGGTGGTGGTATCAGCGCCAGTAGCGATTTCTTTTTACCTGCCACCAGAGCCGAAATAAAAAAACGTGTCCTTGCTTCATCTCGCGTTGATCTTCAGCTTGTTAAGGCAGAACTCGGTAACCGTGCTGGCATGGTTGGAGCCGCAAAATTAGCCTTACAAAAGCTCTGAAATTTAGTGACTCCTGGCATCAAAAGTCTCTCTTTTTGCCCTAGTAATCACTCAAGGTGTTTACTAATAGCTGACCGTTGAACACGAAAGTCCTCTCATGTCCCAAACCGTTGTTGTCAAAATTGGCACATCCAGCCTGACCGATCCAGAAACAGGGATGCTTGCCCTTGCAACCATTGGCACATTAGTCGAAACACTTACCCGACTAAAACAGACGGGACACAATGTTATTTTGGTGTCGTCCGGAGCCGTGGGTGTGGGATGTAGTCGACTAAAGCTTGCAGAACGCCCAAAGAAAATTGCCGTTAAACAAGCTGTTGCCGCCGTAGGTCAAGGTCGTTTAATTCGGCTTTATGATGATCTGTTTAGCAGTCTGCAACAGGCGATCGCCCAGGTCTTGCTCACTAGAAAAGATCTTGTTGATCGTACCTCTTATTTAACTGTACAAGAAGCCCTGAATGCGATGCTGGATTTGGGCGTAATTCCGATTGTCAACGAAAATGATACTGTCGCCGTTGATGAATTGAAATTTGGCGATAACGATACTCTGTCTGCTCTCGTTGCGAGCTTGGTAAATGCCGATTGGCTAATTATTTTGACCGATGTGGATCGCCTTTATTCCGCTGACCCACGCCATAACCCTGATGCTAAACCTATCCCTTTAGTTAGCCCTACCGAACTCTCTGAACTGCAAGTTGATGCGGGCTCTAGCGGTTCCCAATGGGGCACAGGGGGGATGCAAACAAAACTCACTGCCGCCAAAATTGCCACTAATGCTGGAGTTCGCACTGTCATTACCCAGGGCAAAACTCCACAAAATCTAATTAAACTCATTCAAGGCGCAGAGATTGGCACTCATTTTGAAGCGAACCCTCAAACCGACAATTCCCGTAAACGTTGGATTGCCTATGGTCTTGTCCCCCAAGGCAAACTCTATTTAGATGACGGTGCAGTTAACGCATTGTTAAAAAAAGGAAAATCTCTCCTAGCCGCAGGCATCACTAAAATAGAAGGGGATTTCTCAACCAATGATGGCGTTGAACTTTGCACTAAAAATGGACAGGCGATCGCCCGAGGATTGGTCAATTACGATAGCGGGGCGATCGCCAAAATCAAAGGCAAACATTCCAACCAAATCACCGAAACTCTGGGATACGCGGGCGCTGATACGATTATTCATCGCGATAACCTCGCCTTTCTCCTCGGATCACCAAGCAATGTGGGAAAATAAATAAGTATCGCTTGTTACTATAATTTGCCTGTTTAATGACCCTCAAAACCGACCTGCTTGAAACCATTGCCGGGAAAAACAGAGGACTCCTCACCACCGAAGTTGATCGCGCGAATATCCTCACCGTCATTGATCGTCTCGAAGATCAGAACCCTACATCCAAGCCCCTAGAAACACCTCAGCTTCTCGAAGGGGACTGGCGGCTCGTCTACACCACCAGCAAAGGAATTTTGGGTATTAACCGTTTTCCGCTAATGCAACTCGGGCAAGTCTACCAATGCATTCGCCCAGAGCAAAACAAGATTTACAATATCGCTGAACTCGAAGGCATACCGTTTCTCGAAGGATTAATCCTTGTTGAAGCAACACTCGAAAAAGTCTCCGACAAACGAGTCAATGTCTTTTTCCATCGTTTTCTGATCGGTTCGCAACGGCTCATGGGCTATCGTTTCCCGAAGGGCTTGGTTGAGCGCCTCATTTCAGGACAAAAATTCATGCCCA from [Leptolyngbya] sp. PCC 7376 includes:
- a CDS encoding response regulator: MSEPSESMEAVAQRVVNYLYEELRTPTGEPACSLVRFFKTHLYGELEPELQRLMLSKFGQQKANDELICLTLLATQGEEQQWRDRRSSAGHQVIPLFSAEAIEKIPMISEMIAQLGLTPHELIGTKTSSYLEKLDQKTYNVFHIGQARGSEFIPRQTDFVIPYDIQSVIAFGGMLPNGELFTVILFSKVYISEAIARLFDPLALSVKLSILPFGYNAVFSSQSSSVELPIEYSKQALKSEVNTLRQLLCVSENTALRQSHYLEKSIQDLIIAKQAAEAASIAKSAFLSTMSHEIRTPMNAVIGLTDLLLDTSLSSQQEEFVEIIRNSGNTLMDIINDILDFSKIDAGKIEIESTVFNLRECFERTIDLFVHTAQEKKIELIFDWRADTAESIRGDVTRIRQILINLLSNAFKFTTTGEIVLSVSLLNTKDTAETQLLFSVQDTGVGIPPERKDRLFKAFSQVDSSTTRKYGGTGLGLAISQRLAGLMGGSIWVESEIGYGSTFFCQITAPLVSQKASPPSISLQGKQVLIVDDSQTLGEVLTEQLVGWGAEAIATQDPQQAIHFLQDQRHFDLVIIDRQMPDLDGICLAIELRQFPIAQNIPFILLSSQKLSESKMLKQASFDAVLNKPIKPNIFIDHLHRIFDNSIDDTAKIPVNTENKNPIDSELSTLKILIAEDNIVNQKVAVLTLQKLGYKADIANNGKEVIEVINEQNYDLILMDVQMPELDGLQTTEWIRQKYKGIQPKIIAITANAEARSIQECLNVGMDSFLTKPIRCEDIKDALNKIKEQL
- a CDS encoding RNA helicase, with protein sequence MQLDLKEIFPFQLDDFQQQAIAALDADKSVVVCAPTGSGKTVIGEYSIHRAIAQGKRVFYTTPLKALSNQKLRDFSETFGKDQVGLITGDTIINAQATIVVMTTEIFRNMLYETPIGEVGTSLVNVSTVILDECHYISNRGRGTVWEESIIYCPSEVQIVALSATIGNPEIFTAWINRTRLAAHEDHPESEAHRCQLVDSDHRPVPLKFFFSSKKGLFPLFDSKGNKMNPKLRSRNNAPQGKRRKRRREDCPSLFAIVRQLRQQDLLPAIYIIFSRRGCDRSVTQLDDVNLVTPEEAKLLAATLLHFFLDRQEKLQEKILAQCAELPELKALLLDFIAKNPFSTEKLVDYLDANLELRQQLWEFFAKESKFARPGQIEPLLRGLAAHHAGILPAWKELVEKLFEMGLVKLVFATATLAAGINMPARTTVISALSKRSDEGHRMLTPSEFLQMAGRAGRRGMDKVGHVVTIETPFEGSKEAARLALAEAEPLRSWFTPSYGMVLNLLQKHTLEESKELLSRSFAEYQVQEKLSPEQEAIAELTTEIARIDIGLASISDKDFDRYSKLKERLKEEERLLRILRDQAEDETKKILAPILETLPLGSILHLKGKNLRVKEPVTAVLVEVFEEKDRPTLLCLGADKRWYQVIYTDVAALNEGLYPTEKLEQIPLPVDETLKLGKNGKIDKEAYPLVKLIAEYTAELIEAPEVAAQRQRMEAIQAKFAASPLSKLDKPGKLLKRHQRRKELLKELNRRQTLYRQHSSKRSYYWQDFLNLIQVLQDFNALNQYKPTVLGRAAATIRGENELWLALCLMSGQLNKLSPEHLAAAICAIISEPPRPDSWTDYSQPKPVLEVLGIRKKDQGHNPVSLWELRRQLYQVQKHSGVTMPVWLESKFVGLIEQWALGTDWTELCENTSLDEGDIVRMLRRTVDVLWQIPQIPEIDPDLMRTAKEAVAKMKRFPV
- a CDS encoding ROK family protein, which encodes MTDVIGIDLGGTGIKAGRFHMDGSCIEERQVATPQPSTPRAVAEAIAEIANELNADKQCRAMGIGIPGPVDGTARIARVAINLSGWHDVPLADWIEEKTNLSVTLNNDANCAGLGEAWLGAGRNHQNLILITLGTGVGGAIIINGKLFTGHYGAAGELGLITLNPDGPPCNSGNNGSFEQYCSINGVKRLSGHDPAELGRLAAKGDQEAIAHWEQYGALLGAGLTSLIYIFTPEMVILGGGISASSDFFLPATRAEIKKRVLASSRVDLQLVKAELGNRAGMVGAAKLALQKL
- the proB gene encoding glutamate 5-kinase; this translates as MSQTVVVKIGTSSLTDPETGMLALATIGTLVETLTRLKQTGHNVILVSSGAVGVGCSRLKLAERPKKIAVKQAVAAVGQGRLIRLYDDLFSSLQQAIAQVLLTRKDLVDRTSYLTVQEALNAMLDLGVIPIVNENDTVAVDELKFGDNDTLSALVASLVNADWLIILTDVDRLYSADPRHNPDAKPIPLVSPTELSELQVDAGSSGSQWGTGGMQTKLTAAKIATNAGVRTVITQGKTPQNLIKLIQGAEIGTHFEANPQTDNSRKRWIAYGLVPQGKLYLDDGAVNALLKKGKSLLAAGITKIEGDFSTNDGVELCTKNGQAIARGLVNYDSGAIAKIKGKHSNQITETLGYAGADTIIHRDNLAFLLGSPSNVGK
- a CDS encoding PAP/fibrillin family protein, producing the protein MTLKTDLLETIAGKNRGLLTTEVDRANILTVIDRLEDQNPTSKPLETPQLLEGDWRLVYTTSKGILGINRFPLMQLGQVYQCIRPEQNKIYNIAELEGIPFLEGLILVEATLEKVSDKRVNVFFHRFLIGSQRLMGYRFPKGLVERLISGQKFMPIDFGINSKDNNGWLEITYLDEDLRIGRGNEGSVFVLSKEKY